Proteins encoded in a region of the Ursus arctos isolate Adak ecotype North America unplaced genomic scaffold, UrsArc2.0 scaffold_2, whole genome shotgun sequence genome:
- the NDUFAB1 gene encoding acyl carrier protein, mitochondrial, translating into MAARVLSACVRRLPAAFAPLLRVPTLAAARPLSITLCPAGARTRPGAPQLASVLAQVPRTQLCRQYSDAPPLTLEGIKDRVLYVLKLYDKIDPEKLSVNSHFMKDLGLDSLDQVEIIMAMEDEFGFEIPDTDAEKLMCPQEIVDYIADKKDVYE; encoded by the exons ATGGCGGCTCGTGTCCTTTCCGCTTGTGTCCGCCGACTGCCCGCGGCCTTTGCGCCGCTGCTCCGGGTCCCCACGCTGGCCGCGGCCCGGCCGCTCAGCATCACCCTGTGCCCCGCGGGGGCCCGGACGAGGCCTGGGGCTCCGCAGCTAGCCTCGGTGCTCGCGCAG GTTCCACGTACACAGCTGTGCCGCCAGTATAGTGACGCACCCCCTCTGACGTTAGAGGGGATCAAGGACCGTGTTCTTTATGTCTTGAAACTTTATGACAAGATTGACCCAGAAAAG CTCTCGGTAAATTCCCACTTTATGAAAGACCTGGGCTTAGACAGTTTGGACCAAGTGGAAATTATCATGGCCATGGAGGATGAATTTG gGTTTGAAATTCCTGATACAGATGCAGAGAAGTTAATGTGTCCACAAGAAATTGTAGATTACATTGCAGATAAGAAGGatgtatatgaataa